DNA from Magnolia sinica isolate HGM2019 chromosome 19, MsV1, whole genome shotgun sequence:
ATACGGTCCAATATGATCTGATATGCCCCATACAGTATCATGTTCTGCCCGGCCAATGCACCCTCGGATACCAATACTTGGAACCTTGGGTGACATGAGTGGTTTGAATGTGACTAGTTGACAACTTTCTAAAACCAACCTGTTGTTTTCATATAAGTGGTCCACCAAATAGGGAATCGACCTGCTTGAACTTTTGGACCAGGGCATCacacattggggcccacctgttgatcTTGAATCTTGAACATGTTGGCATGCATGCCTGTACATAGGCTTACTAAGTAGCAGCCTTCATATTGGGAACCCACCGCAACTCTCAGCATGCCAACGATCAAGACAATCCTCAGACTGGCTAAGAAAATGTACAGCAGCCATAGAGGTATGTATCAAGCCTAGTGCAATGGTGATTAATACGTTAGAGTGCCAATGTTGAGGAAGCAGGTTCTAACCCAGCTTACCATTCCAAAGATTgtttaagcaaaaaaaaaaaaaaaaaacaaaagagcttTCCTTTCCTCTTTTTGTTTTGCTGTGTGTGTGATTTGGAATTTGTCGAAATGGAAAcagtttctttcttcatttcttttccttttccgaATAAAGAAACACTACTGTTTTGAGTGGTGGTCTTAATTTTAGCCATAGGCAATAGCAAGATTTGGGTACTTACAAAAGTTTGAAGTTTTTCATCCACAGAGCTTGGCGAAGACGCCTCGACTGCTTCTTGAAATGAAAGGCACTATCTTGCATCGTTGCTGTTTTGTCAACCAAAAGCTCAATCCGGTCACCTCTCTCCAGTATCTTTTCAATATTTTCCACCATGATAGTGCGCATCTGGATGGTAATTTTAGTGGAAATGAGTAGGACATACATATGAAGCAATATAAACATGTTCAAGGCAGTTTGACAAATATcaccgagattttgaaaatctcacaatattATCACGAGAATACACTAAGCGATATTATCGCGAGATTTCAAAATCTCTGCAGATTTTAATATTCTGTTTTTAGCGCAATattaacatgaaaaaaaaaaaaaattaaagaaaaaaaaaagagagagtaaaTTATGGAATTTGTTATATAAATATCTATTATatgtattattttgaatttatttaataatttacaataaatattcTTAAATACTTTTATTTTCTGCAAGATTTTCCCGATGATATCCCGAGAAAactctcaaaatttgaaattttcctgAGAAATTTCCCGGCCAAAAAATTGCTGAGACAGATTTCTCACTCTGGTTCAAGGCTCCACAAACTGCTGAGAATGGATAAATTCTTTGAGAGCCAAATTTTGTGTCAGTCCAAGGATGCAGAACTTCATGCCCGTAAACATGTGGCACACATGGGAGAGATCAAGACAGACAGTCAACAGATAGGATCTACCATGcaattccacaactcaaaaatcAACTGACTGGACAATCTTGATCCAGCAAGGCACCTTGTCaaccatgattttttttaaaatcattaccTCATCAATGTTGATTCAGCAAAAGCAATATCAAACTACCATTAGAAATACAAAGGAATTTTTGTTATCTTCAAGCAACAAATAGATCTGGTTCAATCCAAAATACTTGCCTCACTAACTTCACCTCTTATGCGGTTGAGAGTATCTGCATTGGGATTACTGGAGAAGTATTCCATCTGCTGATGTAAGACTCTAGAGAACTCATCGTTCATTGCATAAGCTAGAGCTGCATGAGCCACTCTCCCATAGTTTTTCATGAATCTCATATGAATATCCTCCAAGTAAGAAAATGGAACTCGCCCTGGAATAAAGCATTGAATAAACAAAAAGTATGCATGAAATAGCAGTTTTAAAAAAGGCTGAGTAATAAGATGGAACAAGACACCTTTCAAAGAAGAACATAATCTATAGGAGGagtgaaaatgagaaaaataagGCAAATGTAATGGGTATGTTTGGATTGCACTAGAAAtgggaaagaaatggaaaaagtTAATCATTATTTCCATGAGTGCTATTTTCCCTTGGTTCCGACATTAGAGATCTTGTTTGGATGACAAGTGAAAATCTCACATTTGTAAGACAGCAATCacatagtttttctttttctttttctttttttaaatttcctttttctttttttgaagcttgaaaaatatattagaagagggaaaaacaaagaaaTAGCCCAAGCAAGGCAAAGAGAACTACAAGAGAACAAacaaaagaaatagaaaagaggCAAAAACCTAGGAAACCACTATACAACCCGAGACAACACAGAAACCACCAACAAACTTATCCCAAGGAAGGAGAGGGAGTGGGTCTGTCTTCGAGGGGGAGACAGAGAGACCACTCCTTCGCCTCTCGAAAGATTCGTTGAGAAACTGAAACAGAGGATGAGAGAATGTTTTGAAAACATCTCAAGTTCCGTTTTACGCCAAATTCCCCACGGAGCTGCTAGGCCTAATCAATGTTTTCAAATCGCATAAGCCATCGCCCAGGctgatggccttttttttttgttttttgaaaattaaaaaattcgaaaaaatggttaaaaaatacataaaaaaagaaaaaagaaaaagaaaaactatgtATAATTACGAcaagtgattggattgggtttatGTAAAAAGTCATTGTAGTTTGACTATTAGGCCATCTATATGTtgagttatattatattatatataataaaacaaatttaaataattaacaaGTTACATTAAGAAAGAATTAATTATTGAAAATTACCATTATAGAAATTGTATTGATGACTTGAATCTTGATGAGTTGATGCATACAATACAAGTTAAAAGTTACAACTTATTACAATCTACAAGAAACTTGACTGTTGGCCATTATGCGAAATCATGGCATACTTCCTGCATGGCATATGTGATCATGGCATAAGCGATTTGAGCCATGATATGCaattatgcgatcacatatgacaacactggGCCTAACAGACGGCACACAGAGGTAGTATCCTTGTTGAGGTAGGGGTGGTGCCAGGCATGGAGGATGTGATGCATGGAACCTGGCATGGCCCAAGATACAGAAAAGAAACAGCAAATATTGTCCCAGATTCCAACAGAAAAACTGCAGAGAAGGAAGAGATGGGAAATAGACTCGGCATCTCTGTTGCAAAGAGGGCATATGTTTGGAGGAATCAACCCCCGTCTTTGCAAGTTGTCTAAAGTGAGCACTTTCCCTCTGGCCATAAGCCAAACGAAGGCAGCAACCTTTGGAGGTGTGGTGGTGCCAAAAGGAGAAAGGGAAGTCGTGAATTCGGAGAAGGGCTGGAGATGGAAGTGTAGAAGGAAAAGTACAATGATAGGGGAGTGTGTGTGTTCAAACGGACAAGGGCCGATCCATGTGGTACTATTGTTAAGTGCTTTTACTTAATCCCACACAAGGTGTTGCTAAATCTTCTACGTCACATCATCTACTGAACTATTGAAGTTGCTAAATACCTGTAGGTTGAAATCTGTGATGAATCTAGTCAATCCTATACAACTCATCATCCGCACTACCAAATCTCCAAAGCCATTTCCCAATAAAGCTTTGCTCATGGTTTGAAGATCGATCATACCAATGGTTCAAAAATCCTTAGGAATTCTGTTttctgaatcatttccatcaaaaGCCCTTTCTTCATTAAGTGAAAAAGCATGTATATCCTTTCTCACCACATAAATCTGAGTCCTTTAGATCTTCCCCTCATCCTACTTTCAGGCCTTTCAACATAAAATAGAGATATTGTTCGTCCATATTGGGGTCATCTCCAATTTTCTTAGCATACAACTAATACATCTCAATATCCTCTCTGTCATTTTAATCTCCTATTAGGGCCACTCCTAAAATGATTTTATTCTTATCCATCCTCATCTTCCaacacatccatctcaacatcctcttcTTTGGATGCTCAATCTCTGCTCATGTCGCTTCTAATTGTTCAACGCTCTGCCAAATATAGCATATTTAGTCACTATAAAACTTTTCCTAGAGTTCAGTTGCCATGCGGCAATCACACAACACTCTAAaagcacatctccacttcatccacccagcTCCATTTCTATTGGAAAAATCCTGATCAATTTCTCCATCCTTTTGAATTATAAAACAAAGGTAACAAAACATGTCACTTTGAGAACATGGTCTTTGATTCTAACAAAAGCATTGCCTCTATAAATAGTCCTGCTAAAGTTGCTTTCCATGCTATGCCTTTGTTTTGCAACTTTTTGTACTTCTAGAACCTTTCCCCCAAACTTTCAAAATTTTTAGCATTCGCCCCTTCCTAATGTTGCCGGCCAGCACCACATCATCCATAAGCATCACGCACCAAGGAATCATTTTGTAAGTACTAGCAGTCTAGCAGTTAAATCATCTATGACAAGTGCAAAAGGTATGGATTGTGCCCTAATGAAGACCCATCTATGCAGTAAACCCATTTGTCTCACCACAAAACATTCTGAAGTTGGTAATAGCACCCTCAtacatgatgcaggacaattaaccacttgctctaaaagctcaaactgttagagcatggcgcatttaatccctttatctcatagcccaggccccacatctcatgggttaggacctcagccaaacccctctcgtgggccccaaatcacatgggcaccGCCTCACACagaccgcccaccccgagtgtgttcccgcatcccacaggctaccctactcgagcccaatgtgaaaatgcccttgtattAATACATATGTTAATGATGTCAATATATCTTCCTTGGACCCCTTCCCTCAGCACTCACCACATAACCTTCATCTTGCACGCTTCATTACATGCTTTCTCTAGGTCAATAAAAGCCATGTGTAGATTCTCTCTCCTCTTTATACTTTTCCATCTACTATCTAAGAAAACAACCTTGATTGTTGATCCTCCTAGGATGAGCGCAAACTGACCAAAACATTAAAAGAAGGCAAGCTGATCTTTCAAATCCACATTCTTGTCTTAGTCTTTGTCCCCCTTAGCTTCATAGTGTGATCCATAAGTTTGATCCCCAGATAGTTGTGCACTTTTGTGAATCTACTTTTCCTTTCAAGCAAGTTTGAAATTGCTCATCAGGCATTTTCTTTGTCCGCATATTTGCTTGGGAAGATTAATTAGCCAACCTAATCTGGCTAGTATCCTCCGCACGACTATTGGTACATCTGTCCTCACAGACTTTCTTTTTCTCATTCTTGCTAGAGAAACCTGTACTTCCCTCACCTGAATTCTGCAATAAAATACACTCCCTCCAACTCCTCATGGTTTGAGAGTTCACAGTTGCCCGCCATAATACGCCCATAGCCTTGTAAAAATGGTAACTAGTGAACCCAGCCTGAGGAAGAACAAAGGTATTAAAAGGCTCTTTATctaactaaaaaataaataaataaatgcataggCTTCCATTATTTGCCATGATAACCATCATCAACTTGACTTTTCCATAATTAATCACTTAAGAGGAAGCATGCTCCATTCAGTTAGCAAAATTGATCCTCCAACACCAAGCCCTTGCATGATGAAATATGCACCATGTACCAATCATGCATTGTGCACATCTAGGACCACTCCACTCGGTTCCCCAAGGCAACATGATGCAGATTCACTGGCTAACCAGGGTGCCAACTAAACTATGCTACTTTTGGTGTTTCTATGGCTTTTCAGTAATAACGCCTCTTTCTACTTAGCTTATTTGTTCAGCCTTGGCTAGTTTGTTATCAATTTTTACAACCAACTTTTAGCCTTTTCACAGGCCAATTTCATTTATTCTCTTTCTCCTtggcttctcttttcttcttgatTACTCAGCTATTGATAAAATAAACAGACAGAAATTTCCACAGCCCTCATCCTAGCGATCTCTAGACAAATCCTAGTTACCATGTAGTAGTCATAAGACCGCATTCCACATTGAACACCACACCATCCTTTTCTTAATGGCAACAAAGAATTTTATTAACCCCAATCGAAGAAGAATTACAGGAGGTTGACCCACCAATCGAAGAGAAATTACAGAAGAGGTTGACCACCAATCAAGAAGATGGATGTCAAGCGTCTCACTTTTTCTCATATTCATTTTTTGTCCAGAAACAATTTTGAACCATCTTATCACCTTAGACCTTACGAAGATTGGCCATCAGGTTCTCCTTAGCATCACATAATAACAAAGTATTATCAGTGTATTGGAAGGTGGGTCTCTTGTGGACTGAGTTTGCTCACCTAAAAGCCTCTGATCAAGCCTAcctttgaggcttttccaatcaTTTTGCTAAGGACTTCTGCAATTACAACGAACAAGGTGG
Protein-coding regions in this window:
- the LOC131234811 gene encoding vesicle-associated membrane protein 714 translates to MAILYALVARGTVVLAEFSAVSGNTGAVARRILEKLPYEPDSRLCFSQDRYIFHILRSDGLSFLCMANDTFGRRVPFSYLEDIHMRFMKNYGRVAHAALAYAMNDEFSRVLHQQMEYFSSNPNADTLNRIRGEVSEMRTIMVENIEKILERGDRIELLVDKTATMQDSAFHFKKQSRRLRQALWMKNFKLLALLTGLIVVLLYIIIAACCGGITLPSCRS